The genomic window CGTCGCGAACCGCGACGCCGCCGTCATGTCGGCGATGACGGTCCCGGCGTCGAAGGCCGAGGAGTTCTTCGAGCGCTACGACGGCGGCGTGCTCGGCCTGCTAGTCCTGGCGCTGCAGGGCCTTTCGCGGTGGTCGGTCATCGTCGTCGCCCGCTACCGCGAGTACGTCGCCGACGACGGCGCCGTCGCGATCACCGGCGATCCCGCCGGCCTCGCGAGCGCCCTCGAGACGCTCGACCGATCGGTCGGCCGGCGTCCCGCGACCGATCTGCGACAGCACCGTACCGCCGCGGCGTTCTCGATCGTCCCGCCGCCGCGGGAGGAACACCGGTTTTTCGACCGCACGCGGCGGTTCGTCGAACGACGGCTCTTCGGAACGCATCCGCCGACGGAAAGACGGATCGAGCGGCTCCGCTCGACGACGAGCGACTCGCCGGCCGCGGCCGGTCAGTGATCGCCGTCGCCGCCGCCGTGATCGACGACGACCTCGAGGTCGAACGGCTCGTCGACCGGAGCCGACTTGGGCTTGAGGTAGCCGACCGCGAAGGCCGAGGAGACGGTGCCGGCTTCGGGTTCGACGTCGAACGTCGCGACCACGTCCCCGTCGTTGGTTTCGGTCGCGGGCCGAACCTCGAGCGTGTACATATCGGCGGGGACCTCGACGGCCGCGGCGTCACCGAAGGCGGCGTCCTCGACCAGCACCGTCTCGCCGTCGCCGACGGTGACGTCCACCGCGGGGGCGTCGGGCGAGGCGTGGACGAGACGGATCCGGGCGTTCTCGCCCGGGTCACTCAGGTCGTCCTCGAAGACGGCGACCTCGAAGGGCCGGTTCTCCTCGGCGAGTTCGCCCACCGCGGCGACGGTGTAATCGCCCTCGCCGACCTCGAGGTCGTCGTCGAAGACGACCGTGTCGGGGTCCCCGGCGGCCGTGATCTTCACCGCGTACGTCCCGGGCTCGAGCTCGAGGTAGTCGCTGACGGCTCGGTAGGGGACGTCCTCGAGGACGGCGTCACCGTCGACCCAGACGTCGACGTTCGGTGCGTCCGGCGAGAGGTGGGCGACGCGGACGTTCCCCATGGACTCGTTCATTTCGTCCTCGGAGTCGTCCATCGTCTCGTTTTCGGTTCCGTTGTTCATCTCCTCGCCGTTCGAGCCGTCGGACATCTCCTCGTCGTCCGATTCGTCGCCACCGCCAGTACAGCCGGCAATCGCGACGATTCCCGTGGATCCGATCAGTGACAGTGCGCGTCGGCGTGTGTGATTCCGTGCCATCGACAGTACGTATCAGATCGTTGTGAATCACGAGTTTCCCTAACAGAGTAGGGTTTCGGCCAACACCGATTTACGTCATGTACCCATTCACATCCTCACGGAATCCGTTTTGTCGAGCGATCTAGGTGAATTCGCTCGAGTTCTTCGGCCAGGAGTGGCTTCCGAGCACCGCGAGGAGGCCACGACTCGGGGAAGGGCAGGCTGCGCCCTATTACCGACCGCGAGCGAACGGAGTGAGCGAGCGGGCCGACGACCGATGTGAAGGACGCTACGCGTCCGGAACGGAGGGAGGAGTGCTTTTCATCGAAGTTTTACCGAGTGCGGTCGCGCAGCGACCGCACGCAGCGTAAAAGTTCGTCTTTTAGTACTTCGGCTCCGCCCCGGTCGTCTCGTAGACGTCGTCCATGATGTCGTCGCGGCGCTGTTGCCAGTGCTCGAGGGCGGCGGGATGGTTCGGGTAGTGCTCGTAGAGTTCGAGCAGTTCGTCGGCCCGGCGTTTCGTTCGGAAGAGGTTCCAGATCGTGCCCCAGTGGTCACGGCTCTTGTACAGGCTCTCGATGGCGAGCATCGGACTGATGGACGTGCTGCCGGAGTAGAGCGCTTCGGCGAGCTTCTCGCCGGGCATGGCCGCCAGCAGCCCCATCAGGTCGTCGACGTCGACGGCCGTCGAGAGGATGTTGTAGACGTCGAGCGCGGCGTAGCGGGCGCCGAAGTGGTCCATCACGCGCTCGTTGTACTCCCAGAGGGCCTTCTCGCCGACGTCGCCGTCCTCGAGGCCCTCGACGATCGCCTCGGCGGCGTACTTGCCGGCGTAGGCCGCGCCGGCGATGCCGCCGCCGGTGGTCGGGTTGACGTGGCCCGCGGCGTCGCCGACGGCCACGTAGCCGGGGTGGACGGCGGAGTCGTAGGGCCGTCGCGTCGGGAGCGCGGCGCCGAGTTTGTCCTCGACCTCGGCGCCCCGGAACTCCGCGCGATTTTGAAGGTCGCGCTTGAGGTCGTCGACGAGTTTCATCGGCTCCTCGGTCATCTGGAAGCCCAGGCCGGCGTTGATCTCGGTCTCGGTCCGCGGGAAGTACCAGAGGTAGCCCGCGGCGCGCTCGGTCGGCTTGAAGACCAGCGCGTCGTCCCACTCGACGGGCTCGTCGACGTGGACGATCTCGCGGTAGGCCGAACAGAAGTGGCTGTAGTTGACGTTGGTGTCGAACGTCGACGTCGAGAAGTCGACGTTGTCCTGCAGGACCGACAGCGAGCCCGCGGCGTCGATGACGACGTCGGCCTCGTAGGTCCGGGCGTCGCCCTTCCGGACCGCTTCGACGCCGGTGACGCGGCCGTCGTCGGCCTGCGTGACGTTCTTCACGACCGTATCGTAGTGGAGGTCAGCGCCCGCGTCCGCCGCGCCCTCGATGATCAGGCGGCCGTACTCCCAGCGGTCGATGACCGCCAGTTCGCCGGGGATGGGAATCTCGAGGACGGTGTCCTCCTGGGGGATCTCGAAGCGGCCGTGATCGACGCCCGTGTTGGTGAAGGCGGATTCGATCTGCGATTTCGGAATCGAGTCGGGGAAGGCGTCGGCGCCCTTCAGGGCGTCCCCGCAGGCGATGTGGCCGGCCTCCTCCTCGGTCTTGCGCTCGAGGATCACGACGTCGTACCCCTCGCGTGCGACGGTCGCTGCGGCGTAACACCCTGCGGTCCCCGCGCCGACGACGACCACGTCCGGCGAGTAGGTCTCGGACGCGGCGGCCGTCGACTGCTCCTGCGTACTCATACTAACAGTGTCTACACCACGGGGAGAAAACGTTTTATGTGTTATTTGTCGGCACCGCGAGGCCAAAACCGGACGCCGACGGCTCGATGTTCGTCCGCGTTCGGTCGCGAGACGGCATCAGCGGTCCGAACGGGTTCCGCCACGCGAGTCTCGTTGCTCCTATCACGACGCGGAGGGGAATAAAGAGTTTTAGTGAGGTCGTCCGTATCGGATGCTATGACTGAGTACACGGTCGAATTCGTCGGGACGGGCGAGACGATAACCTGTTCGGACACGGAGACGATTCTCAGCCGGTGTCTCGAGGAGGGCATCGCCCAGGAGTACTCGTGTCGCGTGGGGATGTGTCTGGCCTGCTCGGCGGAGATCGTCGAGGGCGAGGTCACCCAGCCCGCGGCGCGCGGACTCACCGAGGAGGAGGCCGAGAACTACGCGCTCACCTGCATGGCGCGCCCCCAGTCGGATCTCACACTCGACCGCGGCAAGTATCCGCCGAGCATCGAGAGCGACCTCGAGGCCGAGGGCTCGAGCGCCGGCGCGACCGCGGACGACTGACCGTTCGCGACGGTCGCACCCGTTCCTTCTCGCGCAGTCGCCCGACGAGTGAGACGCTCACTCGGCGACCGCGCAGTTGTTCGGCCCGAGTTCGAGTTCGAACGCCGTCTCCTCGTCGACGTCCTCGCGACCGAGATTCGCCGCCACGATGCGCTCGTGGTTGGACGGCCGCGGCGGGAGGTCGCTCGTGGCGTACTCGACGAAGGCGGCTTCGTCCATCGAGAACGCCGCGAGTCGGCCGCGCACCGAGCCGAGACGGGCGGTGTAGGTCCCGTTCTCGCGCGGGTCGGCGGCGTCGCTGTAGTGGCCCGGTGCGATGGTCGTCTCGTCCGGGATATCCTCGAGTCGCTCGTTCAGCGTCTCGTATAGTCGTCGGGCGGCTTCGGACGCCCCGTCGTCGCCGCGTTCTAGGTCCGGTCGCCCGACGCCCTCGAGGAACAGCGTGTCGCCGGTGAACACGGCGTCGCCGAGCCGGAAGGAGAGCGACTCGGTCGTGTGGCCCGGGGTCGCGACGGCGGTCAGCGTCGCGTCGCCGACCTCGAGTTCTCCGGTGTCCCCGAGGGTCGTCGCGTCGAACGCGAGCCCGCGGTCGCGGGCGCCCTCGGGGAGAATCGGCACCGCGTCGGTTCGATCGGCGAGCTCGCGGACGCCGCTGACGTGGTCCGCGTGAACGTGTGTGTCGACGGCGTACTGAATCTCTGCGCCGCGGTCGTCTGCGTCCGCGACGTACCGGTCCGCGAACGCGCGGAGCGGATCGATCACCGCCGCCTCGCCGTCGCTGTAGATCGCGTAGGCGAGACAGCCGCTCGAGGGGCGGTCGTACTGGACGACCGTCGCGGGCGCGTCGACTGCGAGTTCGCGGGCGAGGGAGAGGTCGGCCCAGGCGTCCATCCCGCCGGCGAGGTTGCGGGCCTCGATACCGGCGTCCCGGAGGAGCCCGACGGCGTGTGCGCTCGCCTCCCCGCGCCCGCAGACCGCGACGATCGGCTCCTCGAGGTCGCCGACGAGGTCGGTCACGCCGCCCGTCGCCTGCGCCTGGATGAACTTCATGTGGGGGATCTGGACGGCCTCGACGCCCTCGCCCTCGAGGCGCCAGCGCTCGAACTCGTCGCGGTCGCGGATGTCGAGGACGGTCAGGTCGTCGCCGGACCGCAGCCGGTCGGCCAGCGTCTCGGGTTCGATCGAGGGCTGTTCGTCTGCCGGCGGCTCCGCAGGCTCGCTCCCGTCGGTCATAGGCGCTCGTACGCCGCCGCGACGGTTAACGTCGCGGCTCGGACGCGGCGGTCCGCGGAACCGCCACCAACGTTCAACACGATCCGCGGTGTCGAAGGGGTATGGACGCCGACGAATTCCGGGACGCGATCGAGGACTCGATGGACAGCGAACTCGAGCGACTCGGGTCGTCCAAACTGCTCGTCGCGCTCACCGACGCGGAGCTGACGGAAGAGACGGTCCTCCGAACGGTCGCGACCAGCGAGCGGACCGCGGCGGAGACGTTCGAAACGTGGGCCGACGACGAGAGTCACGAGGACGCGCGGGAGACCTTCGCGGCGTTTCGCGACCGAGAGCGCGAGCACTACGAGCGGGTCGCAGACCTGTTCGAGGACGGCCGCGAGGAGTTCGAGGACGATGAGACGGCGGTTGGTCCGATGCACGAACGGCTTCGATCGCTCGAGGCGACGCCGGAACGCCTCGGCGGCGCCGTCGGGCGGGCGCTGGTCGGCGAGCGGACGCACCTGCAGGTCGTGAGCTTCTTCGTCAACGAGGGCGACGAACGCCGGGCCGATCTGTTTCGCGAGTTGCGAAGCGAGACGACGGAGCAGGGCGACCGGGCGCTCGAGGTACTCGCGGATGTCTGCGATGGGGACAGTGACTGGGACCGCGCTCGAGAGGCGGCCGAGGACGTGATCGAGGTCGCCTACGAGGCGTACGCTGACTCGCTGGACGACCTCGGCATCGATCCGAAGCCGATCTGTTGACTCGGCGCGTGGCGAACTCGCTCGAGTCCGGACACAGTACGGGGATCGATGAACGAGGGACGGAGACCGAGGGCTCGAGTAGTCTGGCGACGGTTACGACGTGATCCAGTCACGCGTCTCGCCGTCGACGACGACCTCGCTCCCGACGTCGTCGAAGGTGACGCCGCCGTAGGCGACCTCGCTGTCGGCACCGATGTAGACGCCCGCGTCGCCACAGTCGGCCGCGCGAGCGGTCGTGAGCGTGGCGTCGACGTTCTCCCGGAACCGGAACGCCTGATCGTCCGCCCCCTTCGCGGTGACGGTGCTCAGCTTCAGGTCGGTCGTGTCGTCGAACAGGATCGCGTTCGTGAACGCGCCGTCGACGACGACGTTCGAGATCGCCGCGCCGTCGAATCCGGCCGCGTACAGCCCCGACCCGGCGGCCAGCCCGTCGTCGTCGGTTCGGACGGTGACGTTGTCGATCGTCAGTTCCCGTCGGCCGCTCTCGCGGTGACCGAGCGAGATCCCTCTCGCGTTTTCGAGACAGGAGACGCTCCCGATCGTCAGATCCGCGAGCAGCCCGCCGGTATCGGCCCTGATCGCCGAATGCCGGCAGCCCGAGATGTAACCGTCCGTGATCGTGATCGACTCGTTACCGTCGCGGTGGAGATGGACGCCGTAGTCGGGACCGTTCGACGGATCGATCTCGAAGTTCTCGAGGGTGCAGTTTCTGGTCGGCGTGTCGTCGTCCGCGACGAGAGCGTCCTCGCGCCCGTCCCAGACACTGTTCGAGGCCGTGCCCGCGGTTTGATTGTCGAACTGCACCGGCGCGTCCGAGTCTCCTTCGCCGCCGCAGGTCGCCCGGAACCCGTCGATGACGACGTTCTTGGACGAGACGACGTCGATGTGATGGTAGTGGATCCGGTCGCCGTAGACGTTCTCCAGTCGAACGCCGTCCGCGTGCGCGGGCATGATCCCGGTCGACTTCGGCGAATCGATCCGGACGTCACAGACGGCCCAGTTCGAGGCGCCCTCGTACCCGGTCGCGTCGTAGCCCCTGTTGGAGAGCAGGGCCCGGCCTTCCTCGCCCTCGGGGCGGTGTCCCTCGAAGACGGTCGCCCGTCCGGCGCCGAGCAGGATCGTGTCGTCGCCAACCAGCGGCGTCCGCTCGAGGAGGTACCGACCGGGCGGGAAGTAGACGATTCCGCCGCCGGCCTCGGCGACCCTCCCGAGGAGGTCGTGGACCGCCTGCCCGACTTCGGTCACCCCGTCGCCCTCGATCCCGTGGGCCTCGACGTTCCAGACGGGTGACTCAGCGGTCCGTGCGTCGACGATCCGCGCCGTCTCCACGTTCGCCCCCTCGAAGTGACTCGTTCCCGGTACCGGTCGGTCGGCGCTTCCCTTCCCGCTGAAGTACGTCCAGTCCTCGCTTTCGGCGTCCCAGCGCCAGGTGATCCCCTGATCGGTCGCGTGGTAGAGTTCGTCGTCGTACTCGCCCGCCGCCGGTCGCTCGGCGATCGGTCCGCGAACGATCGCGTGCTCGTCGACCGCCTCGACCGCGTCGGTGTGGTCCCACTCCTCGCCCTGCTCGTAGGTCCCCAACTCGAGACGCGGTGTGTACTCGGCCATAATCACTCGGTGCCGTAGCCGTCGCCGTACGCGCCGCCGTATCCGGAGTGCGCGCTCTTCGTCGCCCCGGCGAGTGCGGCCGCGGGTTCGGTGTCCGTACATCCCGCGAACGCGACGCAACCGCACGATACCGCGAAGAGAAGATCCCGCCGCCGCAGTTCGGAACTGTTCATACCCCGTGACCGCCCCGGCGCCGTATAAAATTGATTGTACATCGAGTTCGACAGCGGGACCGCCCGTGGCTGCCGCTTATGCTTGATATCTGTTAGAATCGGATCCCCCGTGCAACCGACGACGAGTCCGCGGTGCGCTCGAGGATCGCGGACGCGGTTCCTCGAAGACGCGAGTACAGGTGACTAGAACGGTGTAGATGGACTCCCTCCCGATCCGCGCTGTCCGAACGACCCGCGTCGCGATCAGTCGACGAAGTCGATGTCGTCGCCCCCCGCCTGGCCGGTCATCTCCGGCTGGACGGTCTCCTCGTCGGGACGGCCGTAGATCTGCGGTGACTCGACGCCGGTGACGACGATCATCGTCCGCATGCTGCCCTCGAGGCTCTCGTCGATCGAGGTCCCCCAGATGATGCGGGCGTCGGGGTCGATCCGGTCGTAGATCTCCTCGACGACGCCTTCGGCCTCCTCGATGGCCATGTCGTTGCCGCCGGTGACGTTGACCAGCGCGGAGCTCGCGCCGGAGATGTCGACGTCCAGCAGCGGGGAGCGCAGCGCGGTCTTGACCGAGTCCTCCGCCTTCGCCTCGGAGTCGGATTCGCCCAGTCCGATCATGGCGACGCCGCCCCGTTCCATGACGGTCCGAACGTCGGCGAAGTCGAGGTTGACGAGGCCGGGCTTGGTGATGAGTTCCGTGATCCCCTTGACCGAGCGCATCAGCACCTCGTCGCTGACCTTGAACGCCTGTCGGACGGGGAGCTTGCCGACCGAATCGAGCAGGCGGTCGTTGGGGACGACGATGACGGTGTCGCTCACGTCGCGCAGGCGCTCGAGGCCGGCCTCCGCGTTCGTTCGCCGGACCTCACCTTCGGCGGTGAAGGGCGTCGTGACGATCGAGATCGTCAGCGCGCCGGCCTCGCGGGCGGCCTTGGCGACGACGGGCGCGGAACCGGTCCCGGTCCCGCCGCCGAGACCGGCCGTGACGAAGACCATGTCCGAGCCGTCGATGGCGTCGTAGATGTCCTGCTGACTCTCGAGGGCGGCCTCCTCGCCGACCTGCGGGAGCGACCCGGCGCCGCGGCCGCCGGTCTTCTCCTCGCCCATGAGGATCTTGGTGTCGGCCTCGATCTCTACGAGGTGCTGGACGTCGGTGTTGGCGGCGACCAGTTTCGCGCCGTGGATGCCCTCCTCGTGCATGCGATTGACCGTGTTCCCGCCGGCGCCGCCGCAGCCGACGACCGTGATATCGGTCTGGAGGTCCTGAAGAACGTCCTCGAGTTCGTCGTCAGTCATCGTCCCGGTCCGCCGGCCGTTCGACGCGTCGCCCGCGGACTGGCCGTCCTGGGGCGGAGCGTCGTCGGGGACCTCGGACTGCTCCCCGGTTTCGGCTTCGTCGATCGCATCGTCGATGATGGAGTCCATTCTTGGCACTGTCTAGAAGATGGAGCATAATTACCTTTCCCCTACACGTCAGACGCATGTCCGACAGAGCCGGTGAGACGTATCTATCACCTACCCGATTCCGTGAATCACGTCCCCGGACGCGGTATCCGGTGCTTACTGTGGTCGTTCTATCCGGTTACTTCGAGAACCGATCGGTCTGCTGACGCCGAACTCTCTGCGGACTGATCGTTTCTCCCTCGACGGTGACGGGCTCGCCGTCGGCGAGCGCGCCGAATTTCGGTCCCTCGGGGACGCCGACCTCGCGCGCGAGAGCGGGATCGAACGCCGTCCGCTCGGCGACGACCGCGTCGTCCGCGACGGTCACGTCGTCGTACTTCGCCTCGAGGACGGCCGCCAGTTCCGCGACGAGTTCGTCCCGCGGGCCGTCGGCGGTCCGGTCCGCGCCGTCTCCCGCGTCGGGAACGGCGACGCGCGATCCGACGCGGCTACCGCCGTTCTCGGTCGCGAAGGCGACGGTGTGGGACTCGACGATCTCGCGCACGCGGTCGGGATCGATCCCCTCTGCAGTGTCGACCAGATCTGCCGGCAGGTCGACGACGCTGAACGCGTCCGCGCGGCGGTCGCCGAATCGAATCCCGTCGTCGACGCGTCCGAGGTCGGACTCGACGGCGTCGACCAGTTCGAGCGATCGGTCGCCGACCTCGCGGAGCCACGTCTCGCTGACGATCCGGTGGCCCAGCTCCTCGAGCGTCTCCTCGAGGACGGGCCAGTCGCCGTCGAGAAGGGCGATCTCTGCCTCGCTGGCCTCGAACGCGGCCGCGAGCACGTCGCGATGGGTCGTCGGGTGGGCCATCGCCTCGAGGGCCCAGTCGGCCGCGACGTGGCCGACCGCCCACTCGGTCTCGCGGACGACGCGCTCGAACCGCGGGGCGTAGTGGTTGCCGCCGAAACCGACGATCTGCCGCGAGCGGTGGGGATCGACGCCGCGCAGATCCAGAATCGCGCGGGCGACCGCCTCGGCGCCGGCGGGGTCGTCCCACTGCTCGTCGCCGCTGCCCAGTTCCGCGAACAGCGACGGGCAGCCGACGTCGGTCGGGCCGTGGTGGGTACACTCCATGCCCACGTCGTACGCCTCGGGGGCG from Haloterrigena sp. KLK7 includes these protein-coding regions:
- a CDS encoding DUF4397 domain-containing protein — protein: MARNHTRRRALSLIGSTGIVAIAGCTGGGDESDDEEMSDGSNGEEMNNGTENETMDDSEDEMNESMGNVRVAHLSPDAPNVDVWVDGDAVLEDVPYRAVSDYLELEPGTYAVKITAAGDPDTVVFDDDLEVGEGDYTVAAVGELAEENRPFEVAVFEDDLSDPGENARIRLVHASPDAPAVDVTVGDGETVLVEDAAFGDAAAVEVPADMYTLEVRPATETNDGDVVATFDVEPEAGTVSSAFAVGYLKPKSAPVDEPFDLEVVVDHGGGDGDH
- a CDS encoding geranylgeranyl reductase family protein, whose amino-acid sequence is MSTQEQSTAAASETYSPDVVVVGAGTAGCYAAATVAREGYDVVILERKTEEEAGHIACGDALKGADAFPDSIPKSQIESAFTNTGVDHGRFEIPQEDTVLEIPIPGELAVIDRWEYGRLIIEGAADAGADLHYDTVVKNVTQADDGRVTGVEAVRKGDARTYEADVVIDAAGSLSVLQDNVDFSTSTFDTNVNYSHFCSAYREIVHVDEPVEWDDALVFKPTERAAGYLWYFPRTETEINAGLGFQMTEEPMKLVDDLKRDLQNRAEFRGAEVEDKLGAALPTRRPYDSAVHPGYVAVGDAAGHVNPTTGGGIAGAAYAGKYAAEAIVEGLEDGDVGEKALWEYNERVMDHFGARYAALDVYNILSTAVDVDDLMGLLAAMPGEKLAEALYSGSTSISPMLAIESLYKSRDHWGTIWNLFRTKRRADELLELYEHYPNHPAALEHWQQRRDDIMDDVYETTGAEPKY
- a CDS encoding 2Fe-2S iron-sulfur cluster-binding protein, producing the protein MTEYTVEFVGTGETITCSDTETILSRCLEEGIAQEYSCRVGMCLACSAEIVEGEVTQPAARGLTEEEAENYALTCMARPQSDLTLDRGKYPPSIESDLEAEGSSAGATADD
- a CDS encoding MBL fold metallo-hydrolase, encoding MTDGSEPAEPPADEQPSIEPETLADRLRSGDDLTVLDIRDRDEFERWRLEGEGVEAVQIPHMKFIQAQATGGVTDLVGDLEEPIVAVCGRGEASAHAVGLLRDAGIEARNLAGGMDAWADLSLARELAVDAPATVVQYDRPSSGCLAYAIYSDGEAAVIDPLRAFADRYVADADDRGAEIQYAVDTHVHADHVSGVRELADRTDAVPILPEGARDRGLAFDATTLGDTGELEVGDATLTAVATPGHTTESLSFRLGDAVFTGDTLFLEGVGRPDLERGDDGASEAARRLYETLNERLEDIPDETTIAPGHYSDAADPRENGTYTARLGSVRGRLAAFSMDEAAFVEYATSDLPPRPSNHERIVAANLGREDVDEETAFELELGPNNCAVAE
- a CDS encoding rubrerythrin family protein → MDADEFRDAIEDSMDSELERLGSSKLLVALTDAELTEETVLRTVATSERTAAETFETWADDESHEDARETFAAFRDREREHYERVADLFEDGREEFEDDETAVGPMHERLRSLEATPERLGGAVGRALVGERTHLQVVSFFVNEGDERRADLFRELRSETTEQGDRALEVLADVCDGDSDWDRAREAAEDVIEVAYEAYADSLDDLGIDPKPIC
- a CDS encoding glycosyl hydrolase family 28-related protein, giving the protein MAEYTPRLELGTYEQGEEWDHTDAVEAVDEHAIVRGPIAERPAAGEYDDELYHATDQGITWRWDAESEDWTYFSGKGSADRPVPGTSHFEGANVETARIVDARTAESPVWNVEAHGIEGDGVTEVGQAVHDLLGRVAEAGGGIVYFPPGRYLLERTPLVGDDTILLGAGRATVFEGHRPEGEEGRALLSNRGYDATGYEGASNWAVCDVRIDSPKSTGIMPAHADGVRLENVYGDRIHYHHIDVVSSKNVVIDGFRATCGGEGDSDAPVQFDNQTAGTASNSVWDGREDALVADDDTPTRNCTLENFEIDPSNGPDYGVHLHRDGNESITITDGYISGCRHSAIRADTGGLLADLTIGSVSCLENARGISLGHRESGRRELTIDNVTVRTDDDGLAAGSGLYAAGFDGAAISNVVVDGAFTNAILFDDTTDLKLSTVTAKGADDQAFRFRENVDATLTTARAADCGDAGVYIGADSEVAYGGVTFDDVGSEVVVDGETRDWITS
- the ftsZ gene encoding cell division protein FtsZ; this encodes MDSIIDDAIDEAETGEQSEVPDDAPPQDGQSAGDASNGRRTGTMTDDELEDVLQDLQTDITVVGCGGAGGNTVNRMHEEGIHGAKLVAANTDVQHLVEIEADTKILMGEEKTGGRGAGSLPQVGEEAALESQQDIYDAIDGSDMVFVTAGLGGGTGTGSAPVVAKAAREAGALTISIVTTPFTAEGEVRRTNAEAGLERLRDVSDTVIVVPNDRLLDSVGKLPVRQAFKVSDEVLMRSVKGITELITKPGLVNLDFADVRTVMERGGVAMIGLGESDSEAKAEDSVKTALRSPLLDVDISGASSALVNVTGGNDMAIEEAEGVVEEIYDRIDPDARIIWGTSIDESLEGSMRTMIVVTGVESPQIYGRPDEETVQPEMTGQAGGDDIDFVD
- a CDS encoding D-aminoacyl-tRNA deacylase encodes the protein MSDLAIVESRADRASVHVCDQLRDLADWEALEDDSRPDAEGGGTYYRLEGAELRSFDDFHLELERPVEAFDCDPDLLVFASRHSGDTGPLLTGHFTGNFGPAEFGGEPDAVAAACPNALARLLEAFDEHAPEAYDVGMECTHHGPTDVGCPSLFAELGSGDEQWDDPAGAEAVARAILDLRGVDPHRSRQIVGFGGNHYAPRFERVVRETEWAVGHVAADWALEAMAHPTTHRDVLAAAFEASEAEIALLDGDWPVLEETLEELGHRIVSETWLREVGDRSLELVDAVESDLGRVDDGIRFGDRRADAFSVVDLPADLVDTAEGIDPDRVREIVESHTVAFATENGGSRVGSRVAVPDAGDGADRTADGPRDELVAELAAVLEAKYDDVTVADDAVVAERTAFDPALAREVGVPEGPKFGALADGEPVTVEGETISPQRVRRQQTDRFSK